A window of the Microplitis mediator isolate UGA2020A chromosome 5, iyMicMedi2.1, whole genome shotgun sequence genome harbors these coding sequences:
- the LOC130668660 gene encoding putative uncharacterized protein DDB_G0289963 isoform X2, producing MYFFLLLISVFCLTPDEIEAQRSGWNVNPNTQYHIQTDEGPERYFRFQTLNGQFRKEKRLEDGTVVGTEGWLDPLGYLRIKDYIADREGFRILKSKTVYVGINRPIEDAVAASKRVPPTSGILVKPRRPPNPFRQPALQDFSSNSIESNTIKPYRAYSPSENSRRFIVPSTTSYPRSNYYSTTITPIAIANELPKPITTNYIRPYRVYNRSYRRSHPYIGSPTVEIQPPEDPSNNLNDNNNNNNNNNNNNDNDEAVKVTPKSTYGLYRLDNRRYRAALASGRFNTTSRQIRTRRPNYTTEKSDSQTKETSSPVYYSLPANPRARQPRLSQGISSAPAEYEFPQYDGTHTTADGFQYYLKTHYHEEEQQPDKSIGSFGYVDPFGIRRVVYYKADGQNGFVHKKNNRYVGFDATPYDPVPPKAN from the exons ATTTCGGTATTTTGTCTGACACCAGACGAAATCGAAGCTCAAAGAAGTGGCTGGAATGTAAATCCAAATACCCAATATCACATTCAAACTGACGAGGGACCAGAGAGATACTTTCGATTTCAAACACTCAATGGGCAATTTCGTAAAGAGAAAAGACTTGAAGACGGTACTGTTGTCGGTACTGAAGGATGGCTTGATCCTCTAGGTTATTTAAGAATTAAAGATTACATCGCCGATCGCGAAGGCTTTAGGATacttaa gtcTAAGACGGTCTATGTAGGAATAAATAGACCTATTGAAGACGCTGTTGCTGCCAGTAAACGAGTACCACCTACAAGTGGAATTCTAGTTAAACCACGGCGACCTCCTAATCCATTTAG ACAACCAGCATTACAAGATTTTTCGAGCAACAGTATTGAAAGCAACACAATAAAACCATATCGAGCGTATTCACCATCAGAAAATTCGAGAAGATTCATTGTACCATCAACAACATCCTATCCACGTTCAAATTATTACTCAACGACAATAACACCAATAGCAATTGCCAATGAATTACCAAAGCCCATAACAACGAATTATATACGACCGTATCGAGTTTATAATCGATCTTACAGAAGATCTCATCCTTACATTGGATCACCGACTGTCGAAATACAGCCGCCAGAAGATCCTAGTAATAAtcttaatgataataataataataacaataacaataacaacaacaatgaTAATGACGAAGCAGTAAAAGTAACTCCAAAGTCAACTTATGGACTTTATCGTCTAGATAATCGAAGATATCGCGCAGCCCTCGCGTCAGGACGTTTTAACACGACATCAAGACAAATACGCACCCGTCGACCCAATTACACAACTGAAAAATCTGACAGCCAAACAAAAGAAACATCAAGTCCCGTTTACTACAGTCTACCAGCGAATCCTCGAGCTCGACAACCTCGACTTTCTCAGGGTATTTCGTCAGCCCCAGCAGAATACGAATTTCCACAGTACGACGGGACTCACACAACAGCTGATGGTTTTCAGTATTATCTTAAGACTCACTATCACGAAGAAGAACAACAACCTGACAAAAGTATCGGGTCATTTGGCTACGTAGATCCGTTTGGTATCAGACGAGTCGTTTACTACAAAGCTGACGGACAAAACGGTtttgtccataaaaaaaataatcgttacGTAGGTTTCGATGCCACTCCATACGATCCCGTGCCACCTAAAGCGAACTGa
- the LOC130668660 gene encoding putative uncharacterized protein DDB_G0289963 isoform X1, with translation MSKVWIIAAIYLTRISVFCLTPDEIEAQRSGWNVNPNTQYHIQTDEGPERYFRFQTLNGQFRKEKRLEDGTVVGTEGWLDPLGYLRIKDYIADREGFRILKSKTVYVGINRPIEDAVAASKRVPPTSGILVKPRRPPNPFRQPALQDFSSNSIESNTIKPYRAYSPSENSRRFIVPSTTSYPRSNYYSTTITPIAIANELPKPITTNYIRPYRVYNRSYRRSHPYIGSPTVEIQPPEDPSNNLNDNNNNNNNNNNNNDNDEAVKVTPKSTYGLYRLDNRRYRAALASGRFNTTSRQIRTRRPNYTTEKSDSQTKETSSPVYYSLPANPRARQPRLSQGISSAPAEYEFPQYDGTHTTADGFQYYLKTHYHEEEQQPDKSIGSFGYVDPFGIRRVVYYKADGQNGFVHKKNNRYVGFDATPYDPVPPKAN, from the exons ATTTCGGTATTTTGTCTGACACCAGACGAAATCGAAGCTCAAAGAAGTGGCTGGAATGTAAATCCAAATACCCAATATCACATTCAAACTGACGAGGGACCAGAGAGATACTTTCGATTTCAAACACTCAATGGGCAATTTCGTAAAGAGAAAAGACTTGAAGACGGTACTGTTGTCGGTACTGAAGGATGGCTTGATCCTCTAGGTTATTTAAGAATTAAAGATTACATCGCCGATCGCGAAGGCTTTAGGATacttaa gtcTAAGACGGTCTATGTAGGAATAAATAGACCTATTGAAGACGCTGTTGCTGCCAGTAAACGAGTACCACCTACAAGTGGAATTCTAGTTAAACCACGGCGACCTCCTAATCCATTTAG ACAACCAGCATTACAAGATTTTTCGAGCAACAGTATTGAAAGCAACACAATAAAACCATATCGAGCGTATTCACCATCAGAAAATTCGAGAAGATTCATTGTACCATCAACAACATCCTATCCACGTTCAAATTATTACTCAACGACAATAACACCAATAGCAATTGCCAATGAATTACCAAAGCCCATAACAACGAATTATATACGACCGTATCGAGTTTATAATCGATCTTACAGAAGATCTCATCCTTACATTGGATCACCGACTGTCGAAATACAGCCGCCAGAAGATCCTAGTAATAAtcttaatgataataataataataacaataacaataacaacaacaatgaTAATGACGAAGCAGTAAAAGTAACTCCAAAGTCAACTTATGGACTTTATCGTCTAGATAATCGAAGATATCGCGCAGCCCTCGCGTCAGGACGTTTTAACACGACATCAAGACAAATACGCACCCGTCGACCCAATTACACAACTGAAAAATCTGACAGCCAAACAAAAGAAACATCAAGTCCCGTTTACTACAGTCTACCAGCGAATCCTCGAGCTCGACAACCTCGACTTTCTCAGGGTATTTCGTCAGCCCCAGCAGAATACGAATTTCCACAGTACGACGGGACTCACACAACAGCTGATGGTTTTCAGTATTATCTTAAGACTCACTATCACGAAGAAGAACAACAACCTGACAAAAGTATCGGGTCATTTGGCTACGTAGATCCGTTTGGTATCAGACGAGTCGTTTACTACAAAGCTGACGGACAAAACGGTtttgtccataaaaaaaataatcgttacGTAGGTTTCGATGCCACTCCATACGATCCCGTGCCACCTAAAGCGAACTGa
- the LOC130668664 gene encoding odorant receptor 43a-like: MVVLKDIFTILFYVGLWKPATWHGWKSILYTLYTSCIVIMASTFLITEVMDLIFVTSNIVEFTNNIFMMSAVISSFIKTIIIIRHRKIITDIIDVLKIYLSKIRDNEEIIIIDRYTRLIKFMNRSFLCTALFGVSLMVYVASSQNISQHILFYRAWLPYNYSQPMAYWMTTTGQVLTIYILTIIYTVFILLFSGIMFNICAHINIFKYHLQITFSDEYYHSCNDKRRCISKKENDKKTINDCVETYLSIRRLFNTVKDLFSSIMLYQYSVGSIIFCTSAYNVLQVELFSAHFFSIILYMLNMMTELFIICITCNEITLEFQGVPNALYHSLWYVTDNHNRKSIVIMMSYTLKPVYFTCGYVIDLSLDSFTNVLKLSYSIYNVLQSTF; this comes from the exons ATGGTTGTTCTAAAAGACATCTtcacaatattattttacgtgGGCCTATGGAAGCCAGCAACTTGGCACGGATGGAAGTCCATTCTATACACTTTGTATACAAGTTGTATTGTTATAATGGCGAGCACATTTTTGATAACTGAAGTGATGGATCTGATTTTCGTCACAAGTAATATTGTCGAATTTacgaacaatatttttatgatgtcGGCGGTAATTTCAAGCTtcataaaaacaattattattatcaggcatcgtaaaataattaccgatattattgatgttttaaaaatatatttatcgaaGATTAGGGACAATGAagagattattattattgatcgTTATACTCGTTTGATCAA ATTCATGAATAGATCCTTTTTATGTACTGCATTATTTGGAGTTTCTCTAATGGTTTACGTAGCAAGCTCTCAAAATATATCAcaacatatattattttatcgtgCTTGGCTGCCTTATAATTATTCACAGCCCATGGCTTATTGGATGACAACAACAGGACAagttttaacaatatatattcttACCATTATTTATAccgtttttattttactattttcaggtattatgtttaatatatgtgctcatataaatatatttaaatatcatttacaAATAACATTCTCTGATGAATATTATCATTCGTGCAATGATAAACGACGATGTATatccaaaaaagaaaatgataaaaaaacaatcaatGATTGCGTTGAAACGTATCTTTCTATAAGAAG ACTGTTCAATACGgtaaaagatttattttcatCTATAATGCTGTATCAGTATTCTGTGGGATCTATTATTTTCTGCACAAGTGCTTACAATGTGTTGCAAGTTGAACTATTTTCAGCgcactttttttcaattatattgtACATGTTAAATATGATgactgaattatttattatttgtatcaCATGTAATGAAATAACTCTCGAG TTTCAAGGCGTTCCTAATGCGCTCTATCATAGCTTGTGGTATGTTACCGATAATCATAATAGAAAATCGATTGTGATAATGATGTCATACACACTTAAACCAGTTTATTTTACTTGCGGATACGTTATTGATTTGTCACTCGATTCATTTACGAAT gTGCTGAAGCTTTCTTACAGTATTTATAATGTACTGCAAagtactttttaa